The proteins below come from a single Gammaproteobacteria bacterium genomic window:
- a CDS encoding FAD/NAD(P)-binding protein, whose protein sequence is MSCSPEQSLPKTAEVLERIQETHSVFTLRLAFVDSACRDQYDFKPGQFNMLYLYGAGEVPISIVSDPKDPYVLDHTIRAVGRVTRGLAGLQHGDTIGIRGPYGQGWPLQEAKGRDVLVITGGLGCAPVVSVINYITKRRSEYGRLSILQGVKLPKDLIWRERYAQWLQLPDTQVLLAADKGAPDWPWHVGLVTELFDQVEFHQDTMVMMCGPEIMMQVCLRELLGRRVGEQNIYLSMERNMKCAVGHCGRCQYGSKFICKDGPVFSYVDIKPYFARRGF, encoded by the coding sequence ATGAGCTGCAGTCCTGAGCAGAGTTTGCCTAAAACGGCGGAGGTGCTGGAGCGCATCCAGGAAACCCATTCGGTCTTCACTTTGCGTTTGGCATTTGTGGATTCCGCCTGTCGTGACCAATACGATTTCAAGCCTGGCCAGTTTAATATGCTGTATTTATACGGCGCGGGCGAAGTGCCCATATCCATCGTTTCAGACCCGAAAGATCCCTATGTGTTGGATCACACTATTCGCGCCGTCGGTCGCGTGACTCGCGGCTTGGCGGGTTTGCAGCATGGGGATACCATCGGCATTCGCGGTCCTTATGGTCAGGGTTGGCCTCTGCAAGAGGCTAAGGGTAGGGATGTGTTGGTGATTACCGGCGGCTTAGGGTGTGCGCCTGTTGTGTCGGTGATTAATTACATCACTAAACGTCGCTCCGAGTATGGGCGTTTAAGTATTCTACAAGGTGTAAAATTGCCTAAAGATTTGATATGGCGGGAACGCTATGCGCAGTGGCTGCAACTGCCAGACACTCAAGTGTTGCTGGCGGCAGACAAAGGTGCTCCCGATTGGCCTTGGCATGTCGGCTTGGTCACCGAGTTGTTTGATCAAGTAGAGTTTCATCAGGATACTATGGTGATGATGTGTGGTCCTGAGATCATGATGCAGGTGTGTTTGCGTGAGCTTCTGGGGAGACGAGTAGGAGAGCAGAACATTTACTTGAGCATGGAGCGTAATATGAAGTGTGCTGTGGGTCACTGCGGACGATGTCAATACGGTTCCAAGTTTATCTGTAAGGATGGTCCGGTTTTTTCCTATGTGGATATTAAACCTTATTTTGCTCGGCGGGGGTTTTAA
- a CDS encoding 4Fe-4S dicluster domain-containing protein, translating to MDNGFLPRSHFQTLIDQVLKQGYRLFGPQVENGAIVFKPLQSVRQLPQGWQLQQSPGSYVLTKTDNNQWFDWTLGPQGLKPLLFQSREVLWTVKKDAHGRLHFDSDSEKSPEPAMAVLGVRACDVAALQLQDAHFLRNGNNDSAYAQRRQGLLLLALNCGCSSPTCFCASSGDGPQVADHVDIQLTELEQGFVVRAGSEAGDAVLRGISQWTQAVTSQQAQQALERIRFAGASQSRLMPSLGEQISDRLLDSACWDEVAERCLACGNCTSVCPTCFCYDVQEDFHSPSDTVLHYRQWSSCFTLDHSYMHGLNVRSNTSLQYRQWFVHKLVSWKQQYGRSGCVGCGRCISWCPVGIDITQTASDIHNELQS from the coding sequence ATGGACAACGGTTTCTTACCCCGCTCGCATTTTCAAACCTTGATTGATCAGGTGCTCAAACAAGGTTACCGGCTGTTTGGGCCCCAAGTCGAAAATGGCGCTATTGTCTTTAAGCCGCTGCAATCCGTGCGGCAGCTACCGCAAGGGTGGCAATTACAACAATCCCCGGGTTCCTATGTATTGACCAAAACAGATAACAATCAATGGTTTGACTGGACCTTGGGGCCGCAGGGGTTAAAACCGCTGCTGTTCCAGTCCCGAGAAGTGTTATGGACGGTAAAAAAGGATGCACACGGGCGGTTGCATTTTGACTCGGACTCGGAAAAGTCACCGGAGCCGGCAATGGCGGTATTAGGTGTCCGGGCCTGCGATGTGGCGGCTTTGCAGTTACAGGATGCACACTTTCTGCGGAATGGGAACAACGATTCCGCTTATGCCCAGCGTCGCCAGGGGCTATTACTGTTGGCATTGAATTGCGGTTGCAGTTCTCCTACTTGTTTTTGTGCGTCCAGCGGTGACGGACCCCAGGTGGCGGACCATGTGGATATCCAGTTAACGGAATTGGAGCAGGGGTTTGTCGTGCGCGCCGGGAGTGAGGCAGGGGATGCGGTTTTACGGGGTATATCACAATGGACGCAAGCAGTAACATCACAGCAAGCGCAACAAGCATTAGAGCGTATTCGTTTTGCCGGCGCGAGCCAATCCCGGTTGATGCCGAGCCTAGGGGAGCAGATTAGCGATCGACTGTTGGATAGCGCTTGTTGGGATGAAGTTGCGGAACGCTGCCTCGCTTGTGGTAACTGTACGTCGGTTTGTCCCACGTGCTTCTGTTATGACGTGCAAGAGGATTTTCACAGTCCTTCTGATACGGTGTTGCATTATCGTCAATGGAGCTCCTGCTTCACCCTGGATCACAGCTATATGCACGGTTTGAACGTGCGGTCCAATACGAGTCTGCAGTATCGACAGTGGTTTGTGCACAAATTGGTTAGTTGGAAACAGCAATATGGGCGCAGTGGTTGTGTGGGTTGCGGCCGTTGTATCAGTTGGTGTCCGGTGGGTATCGATATTACGCAAACAGCAAGTGACATTCACAATGAGCTGCAGTCCTGA
- a CDS encoding sensor histidine kinase: MSAISTFVYWHERTQQIVTTQQILQGIANVKQRALSYRMQEEQRLVLHFSQMPVIRDPALVLLNPALSRVQRQQTGEILQKGLAPILHDASNVTYVTVMDAMMEQTVYSFPPGQHHSGPLSESLVLSYSPETEKVELKISAALSQHGSRVGTLVFSLRSEFLQQILYDLAGFGSSTQTYLLDSNNRIVAGAAQRDSNSQIVSQPYRELHQTETGARIYRNYHGDKVLGYSREISDIGMTLVAELNWDEVMQPLTQVAWWIISFTVLIVLLALAIGMVLARQITKPILAVANTAEKIAKGDLALRVEQANFEELHTLSGSFNHMADTLQATLQEKDLINRETESVNAKLLAATSAKNIFLANMSHELRTPLNAIIGYSELLREEAESNQLQGLVEDFGKIQSAGHHLLTLINDILDVAKIEEGKIELHYEEFLVPELVGSLESVTQLLVKQNNNTLIVSCAPELNLIQADVTRLKQALINLLSNAAKFTRDGTITLTVYKCLDADGEWAVFSVRDTGVGIDSDKLDRVFERFSQADSSTTKQFGGTGLGLTLAKQFVELMQGTLTVNSVAGFGSEFTISIPTTPLVTPKQNARG, from the coding sequence GTGAGCGCAATAAGCACGTTTGTGTACTGGCATGAACGCACCCAGCAAATCGTAACCACACAGCAGATACTGCAAGGCATTGCTAACGTAAAACAACGTGCACTTAGCTATCGGATGCAGGAGGAGCAACGTCTGGTTTTGCATTTTTCGCAAATGCCGGTTATTCGAGATCCGGCTTTGGTTTTGCTGAACCCTGCGCTGTCACGTGTTCAACGGCAACAGACTGGTGAAATCTTACAAAAAGGCTTGGCGCCCATTCTTCATGACGCCAGTAATGTCACTTACGTTACTGTTATGGACGCGATGATGGAACAGACGGTGTACAGTTTTCCCCCAGGGCAGCATCACTCGGGCCCTCTATCGGAATCATTGGTGTTGAGCTATTCCCCGGAAACCGAAAAGGTGGAGTTAAAGATAAGCGCTGCGCTATCGCAGCACGGTTCCAGGGTTGGGACGCTGGTGTTTTCACTTCGATCGGAGTTTTTACAGCAGATATTATATGATCTGGCCGGTTTTGGGTCTTCGACACAAACGTATTTGCTGGATTCCAATAATCGTATAGTCGCCGGTGCGGCCCAGCGAGACTCTAATTCGCAGATCGTATCACAGCCATATCGGGAGCTACACCAAACAGAAACGGGAGCAAGAATCTATCGTAATTACCACGGAGATAAAGTATTGGGATATTCCCGCGAAATTTCCGATATTGGTATGACCCTGGTTGCAGAATTGAACTGGGACGAAGTGATGCAGCCATTGACACAGGTGGCATGGTGGATCATCAGTTTTACGGTATTGATTGTGTTGTTGGCATTGGCAATAGGGATGGTATTGGCGCGACAGATAACCAAACCCATACTGGCAGTGGCTAACACAGCCGAAAAAATAGCTAAGGGAGATTTGGCCTTGCGAGTGGAACAAGCCAATTTCGAGGAATTGCATACCTTATCCGGTAGTTTTAACCATATGGCGGATACCTTACAAGCCACACTACAGGAAAAAGATTTAATAAACCGTGAAACGGAAAGTGTGAACGCCAAGTTACTGGCAGCCACCAGTGCCAAAAACATTTTTCTGGCGAATATGAGTCATGAGTTGCGTACGCCACTCAATGCCATTATCGGTTACAGTGAACTGTTGCGCGAAGAAGCCGAATCGAATCAACTACAGGGGCTGGTGGAGGACTTTGGCAAAATACAGTCGGCCGGGCATCATTTGTTGACATTGATCAACGATATTTTGGATGTGGCTAAAATCGAAGAAGGAAAAATCGAGCTGCACTATGAGGAGTTTCTGGTGCCCGAGTTAGTCGGCAGTCTCGAATCAGTGACTCAATTGTTGGTCAAACAGAATAATAATACGTTAATTGTTTCCTGCGCCCCGGAGCTGAACCTGATACAGGCTGATGTGACGCGTTTAAAGCAAGCGCTGATAAACTTGCTCAGCAATGCCGCCAAGTTTACCCGGGATGGAACGATAACACTCACTGTGTACAAATGTCTTGATGCCGACGGTGAATGGGCGGTGTTCTCCGTTCGCGATACGGGGGTGGGCATTGATTCGGACAAGTTGGATAGGGTATTTGAACGGTTTTCCCAGGCCGACAGTTCCACCACTAAGCAATTTGGCGGCACAGGGCTTGGTCTTACCTTGGCGAAACAATTTGTGGAGTTAATGCAAGGGACCCTCACGGTGAACAGCGTGGCAGGATTTGGTTCAGAGTTTACGATTAGCATACCCACAACTCCGCTGGTAACGCCAAAGCAGAATGCCAGGGGCTAG
- a CDS encoding DUF1244 domain-containing protein — MDETNDEIRKLKLEAAVFRGLVGHLQQRTDVQNIDLMNLSGFCRNCLAKWYLSAAKEIGIDMDYDAAREVIYGMPFDEWKAKYQEPASEEQMQRFESTKPLHAKISGHN, encoded by the coding sequence ATGGACGAAACGAACGACGAAATCAGGAAGTTAAAGTTGGAAGCTGCCGTATTTAGAGGCTTGGTAGGCCATTTACAACAGCGTACGGATGTACAAAATATTGACTTGATGAATTTGTCCGGGTTTTGCCGTAATTGTTTGGCAAAGTGGTATTTAAGTGCTGCCAAGGAAATAGGGATCGATATGGATTACGATGCCGCCAGGGAAGTGATATACGGTATGCCGTTTGATGAATGGAAAGCCAAATATCAAGAACCGGCTTCAGAGGAACAGATGCAACGGTTTGAATCGACCAAACCCCTGCATGCCAAAATCAGTGGCCATAATTGA
- a CDS encoding macro domain-containing protein, with protein sequence MEIALETQSCTFSYADRELVIQVGDLLSAQSDVIVCSNQGDLASDRGIAAVVSEAAGIGIQVELQQLIREYGEFLSGMATFTSAGYLPFKGLIHAISPTMGSGDERRDIEQAVTNSLLLCEANNWATIAFPALGTGGREIPAGLSSQAMIRAILRFWDARMDSLVERVSIYVRDACFEAFISSVKAENAGPFASLAGLPVAGIAAPGSHNTAEGSIEDVEVGELELNDDDITGLDNDEFSDWFK encoded by the coding sequence ATGGAGATAGCGTTGGAAACACAAAGCTGTACCTTTAGTTATGCAGACCGGGAACTGGTAATTCAAGTGGGGGATTTGTTAAGCGCCCAATCTGATGTGATTGTATGTTCCAACCAGGGCGATTTAGCTTCTGATCGCGGAATAGCCGCGGTCGTATCAGAGGCGGCCGGTATCGGGATTCAAGTGGAGCTGCAGCAACTGATACGGGAGTATGGTGAATTTTTGTCAGGTATGGCCACTTTTACCAGCGCGGGGTATTTACCGTTCAAGGGATTGATTCACGCTATCAGCCCTACCATGGGTAGTGGTGATGAGCGTCGTGACATAGAACAGGCAGTGACCAACAGCCTGTTATTGTGTGAGGCGAACAATTGGGCCACTATTGCCTTTCCCGCATTGGGCACTGGTGGGCGAGAAATTCCCGCCGGCTTGAGTTCTCAGGCAATGATTAGGGCTATTCTCCGATTCTGGGATGCCCGTATGGACAGTTTGGTTGAACGCGTTTCTATTTATGTACGTGATGCCTGTTTTGAAGCCTTTATTTCCAGTGTTAAAGCAGAAAACGCCGGTCCATTTGCCTCTTTGGCAGGGTTGCCGGTTGCTGGGATTGCTGCACCCGGTTCTCACAACACTGCAGAAGGTTCTATTGAGGACGTGGAAGTGGGGGAGTTGGAACTGAACGATGATGATATTACCGGTTTGGATAATGATGAATTCTCCGATTGGTTTAAATAA
- a CDS encoding EAL domain-containing protein has product MSHRPYIEPSIRVIAGILVILAGAIAVLRPEWQLPALGFLIVLGVSLFQSGFTGFCLTGKLLQSLGFRSEMAQIRAMAIHDPLTKLPNRNLMEDRVRLALTRALRSDEKVGLMIIDLDAFKHVNDVYSHKVGDQLLVTMAKTIKENIRSYDTLCRWGGDEFALLLPDLKSAAEIHYIGNKILQAAAENRVPEQDVNTTLSIGAAVFPDDAVTQDTLFMQADKALHYAKRNGRNNIQIFHALPEAQSGILNIDLTARLSAAVHNHSFKVYFQPVIDAKTNQVCQIEALARWYDHTHGWIDPSLFVPMAENIGLMEDLGLQIITSAVEFYKDQDWSQKVKLSVNLSAREFFSRPFKQGLRQIIRSHNLLAEQLIIEITDADCLDTNNAKEIITQLHTEGFNVVLDNFGTGFSPMSLLQELDVEALKIDRAFISQITKHTPAKQGEAMVKTMIELGRAMQLKVTAKGVEDSQTADRLLELGVDYLQGYYFSPPLPGDECKEFVENNFSLNALDSISAAD; this is encoded by the coding sequence ATGAGTCACAGACCCTATATTGAACCAAGCATTCGCGTAATCGCCGGTATTTTGGTAATACTCGCCGGCGCCATTGCTGTGTTGCGTCCGGAATGGCAATTGCCGGCGCTGGGATTCTTGATTGTTTTGGGTGTGAGTCTATTTCAATCGGGATTTACAGGGTTTTGCCTGACAGGAAAATTGCTGCAAAGCCTTGGATTTCGAAGCGAAATGGCACAAATACGCGCCATGGCAATTCATGACCCTCTCACCAAACTACCCAACCGAAACTTAATGGAGGACCGCGTACGACTGGCCCTGACTCGAGCCTTACGCAGTGATGAGAAAGTCGGTTTAATGATTATCGATCTGGACGCCTTTAAACATGTGAATGATGTGTACAGCCACAAGGTTGGGGATCAGCTTCTGGTCACGATGGCAAAAACCATCAAAGAAAATATTCGCTCATACGATACCTTATGCCGCTGGGGCGGAGATGAATTCGCTTTGTTACTCCCGGACCTGAAGTCCGCAGCTGAAATACATTATATCGGCAATAAAATCCTGCAGGCAGCAGCAGAAAACAGAGTACCGGAACAGGATGTCAACACCACTTTAAGTATTGGTGCCGCGGTATTTCCTGACGACGCAGTGACTCAAGACACTTTGTTCATGCAAGCGGATAAAGCGCTGCATTATGCCAAAAGAAACGGACGCAACAACATACAAATTTTTCATGCCCTTCCGGAAGCGCAATCCGGTATTCTAAATATTGACCTAACCGCGCGACTCTCGGCAGCCGTACACAACCATAGTTTTAAGGTTTATTTCCAACCCGTTATCGACGCAAAAACCAATCAGGTCTGTCAAATCGAGGCTCTGGCTCGCTGGTACGATCATACCCACGGCTGGATTGACCCAAGCCTGTTTGTACCCATGGCTGAAAATATCGGCTTGATGGAAGACCTGGGTCTGCAAATTATCACCTCTGCGGTGGAATTCTATAAAGACCAGGACTGGAGCCAAAAAGTAAAACTGTCGGTAAACTTATCCGCCAGGGAATTTTTTTCTCGTCCTTTTAAACAAGGACTCAGGCAAATTATCCGCAGCCATAACCTGTTGGCGGAACAATTGATCATCGAAATCACCGATGCAGACTGTCTGGATACCAACAATGCCAAAGAGATTATTACTCAATTGCACACAGAGGGTTTCAACGTCGTATTGGATAATTTCGGTACCGGTTTTTCGCCCATGTCACTGTTGCAGGAATTGGATGTTGAGGCTTTGAAAATTGATCGTGCCTTCATCAGCCAGATAACCAAGCATACTCCGGCCAAACAAGGTGAGGCCATGGTGAAAACCATGATCGAACTGGGCAGAGCCATGCAATTGAAAGTAACCGCAAAAGGTGTCGAAGACAGTCAAACCGCAGATCGCCTGCTCGAGTTAGGGGTGGATTATTTGCAGGGATACTATTTCTCTCCCCCTCTTCCCGGCGATGAATGCAAAGAGTTTGTCGAAAACAATTTCAGCCTCAACGCCCTGGACTCCATCAGCGCAGCTGACTAA